The proteins below come from a single Sorghum bicolor cultivar BTx623 chromosome 4, Sorghum_bicolor_NCBIv3, whole genome shotgun sequence genomic window:
- the LOC8071798 gene encoding transcription factor bHLH83: protein MALVREHGGYGGFDSAEAAAFDALGYGYGYGHGALLGFDASAALFGEGASAYVSDAGDAWTGAGSSTVLAFDRNTPAAAAAAAAAVVEEEEEESDAWIDAMDQSYGAGAATAPEARHALTSSVGFDASTGCFTLTERSSPSSSSGGAGRPFGLLFPSTSSGAGGTPERAAAAPVRRAPQKRTYVSAEPQAVSPKKHCGAGRKASKAKSPSTTPTKDPQSLAAKNRRERISERLRTLQELVPNGTKVDLVTMLEKAISYVKFLQLQVKVLATDEFWPAQGGKAPEISQVREALDAILSSASQRGQLN, encoded by the exons ATGGCGTTGGTGAGGGAGCACGGTGGGTACGGAGGCTTCGACAGCGCCGAGGCGGCGGCCTTCGACGCGCTCGGCTACGGCTACGGCTACGGCCACGGCGCGCTGCTGGGCTTCGACGCGTCGGCGGCGCTGTTCGGGGAAGGGGCATCCGCTTATGTGTCGGACGCCGGGGACGCCTGGACGGGCGCCGGGTCGTCGACCGTTCTGGCGTTCGACCGCAACACgccagcagcagcggcggcggcggcggcggctgtggttgaggaggaagaggaggagagcGACGCGTGGATCGACGCCATGGACCAGAGctacggcgccggcgccgccacgGCGCCAGAGGCGCGCCACGCGCTGACGTCCTCCGTGGGTTTCGACGCCTCCACAGGGTGCTTCACCCTGACGGAGaggtcgtcgccgtcgtcgtcgtcaggcGGAGCGGGGCGCCCGTTCGGGCTGCTGTTCCCGAGCACGTCGTCGGGCGCTGGTGGCACGCCcgagcgcgcggcggcggcgccggtgcGCCGCGCCCCGCAGAAACGGACCTACGTG AGTGCGGAGCCGCAGGCTGTGAGCCCCAAGAAGCACTGCGGCGCGGGGAGGAAGGCGAGCAAGGCCAAGTCGCCGTCCACAACCCCAACCAAGGACCCCCAGAGCCTCGCGGCCAAG AATCGGCGTGAGAGGATCAGCGAGCGGCTGCGGACGCTGCAGGAGCTGGTGCCCAACGGCACCAAGGTCGACCTGGTCACCATGCTCGAGAAAGCCATCAGCTACGTCAAGTTCCTCCAGTTGCAAGTCAAG GTTCTTGCGACAGACGAATTCTGGCCGGCGCAGGGAGGGAAGGCGCCGGAGATCTCCCAAGTGAGGGAGGCGCTCGACGCCATCTTGTCGTCGGCGTCGCAGAGGGGGCAGCTGAATTAG